Proteins found in one Hevea brasiliensis isolate MT/VB/25A 57/8 chromosome 18, ASM3005281v1, whole genome shotgun sequence genomic segment:
- the LOC110643726 gene encoding probable polyamine transporter At1g31830: MKLRNLACRQPHISMGDYNGGNYVDINEVPSPRLHDFKKVSVLPLVFLIFYEVSGGPFGVEDSVQAAGPLLALLGFLVFPIIWSIPEALITAEMGTMFPENGGYVVWVSSALGPYWGFQQGWMKWLSGVIDNALYPVLFLDYLKSGIPALGGGIPRAAAALVLTFVLTYMNYRGLTIVGWAAVLLGIFSILPFVVMGLVAMPKLDPSRWFVVNLRDVDWNLYLNTLFWNLNYWDSISTLAGEVDNPKKTLPKALFYALILVVLGYFFPLLIGTGAVPLNQDLWTDGYFSDIAQMLGGVWLRWWIQGAAAMSNMGMFVAEMSSDSFQLLGMAERGMLPEFFAKRSRYGTPLIGILFSASGVILLSWLSFQEIVAAENFLYCFGMILEFIAFVQLRIKYPDAPRPYKIPVGTIGAILMCVPPTILIFVVLVLSTFKVMVVSLIAVAIGLVLRPCLKFVERKRWMKFSESADLPDLHIANPESIYSLVD; the protein is encoded by the exons ATG AAATTGAGGAACTTAGCTTGTAGGCAACCTCATATTTCGATGGGAGATTACAATGGTGGTAATTATGTGGATATCAATGAAGTGCCTTCTCCTAGGTTACATGACTTTAAGAAAGTATCAGTTTTaccccttgtcttcctcatcttcTATGAGGTTTCCGGAGGTCCGTTTGGGGTTGAGGACAGTGTACAAGCAGCTGGTCCGCTATTGGCCCTTCTTGGTTTCTTGGTCTTTCCCATAATATGGAGTATCCCTGAGGCATTGATTACAGCTGAGATGGGCACCATGTTCCCTGAAAATGGAGGTTATGTTGTATGGGTTTCGTCTGCGTTGGGCCCCTACTGGGGATTCCAGCAAGGATGGATGAAATGGCTAAGCGGGGTGATTGATAATGCTCTCTACCCAGTTCtttttcttgattatttgaagTCTGGAATTCCAGCTTTAGGCGGTGGCATCCCAAGAGCTGCAGCAGCTCTAGTCTTGACGTTTGTGCTCACTTACATGAACTATAGAGGCTTGACTATCGTGGGTTGGGCTGCAGTTCTTTTAGGGATCTTTTCCATTCTTCCTTTTGTGGTTATGGGATTGGTGGCAATGCCAAAGTTGGATCCTTCAAGATGGTTTGTGGTGAATTTGCGTGATGTCGACTGGAATTTGTATTTGAACACCCTCTTTTGGAATTTAAATTACTGGGACTCAATTAGTACGCTTGCTGGAGAGGTGGATAACCCAAAGAAAACTCTACCTAAAGCTCTTTTTTATGCTTTGATATTGGTTGTTCTTGGTTATTTCTTCCCACTTTTGATTGGCACTGGGGCTGTCCCACTCAATCAGGATTTGTGGACTGATGGATATTTCTCTGATATTGCTCAAATGCTTGGAGGAGTTTGGTTGAGATGGTGGATCCAAGGAGCTGCAGCTATGTCAAATATGGGAATGTTTGTAGCTGAGATGAGCAGTGACTCTTTTCAGCTTTTGGGTATGGCAGAACGAGGAATGCTGCCTGAGTTCTTTGCTAAGAGATCCCGTTATGGAACACCTCTTATTGGGATCTTGTTTTCAGCTTCTGGTGTTATTTTGTTATCATGGCTCAGCTTCCAAGAGATTGTAGCAGCAGAGAATTTCTTGTACTGTTTTGGAATGATATTGGAGTTTATAGCGTTTGTACAGCTAAGGATAAAATACCCAGATGCACCTCGGCCTTACAAGATACCTGTGGGAACAATTGGAGCCATTCTTATGTGTGTTCCTCCAACCAtattgatttttgttgtgttagtGCTGTCAACATTCAAAGTAATGGTTGTAAGCCTCATTGCTGTGGCTATTGGCCTTGTGCTGCGGCCCTGTCTCAAGTTTGTCGAGAGAAAGAGGTGGATGAAGTTCTCTGAAAGTGCTGATCTGCCAGACCTTCATATTGCTAATCCGGAGAGCATTTATTCCTTGGTAGATTAA